Genomic DNA from Jejubacter calystegiae:
CACCTCCCCGCCGACAGCGGGATCGAGGTTGCCTTTGCAGGCCGCTCCAACGCCGGTAAGTCGAGCGCGCTGAATACGCTGACCAACCAGAGAAACCTGGCGCGAACCAGTAAGACGCCAGGCCGTACTCAGCTGATCAACCTGTTTGAGGTGGCTGAAGGCAAGCGTCTGGTCGACCTGCCGGGGTACGGGTATGCCGAAGTCCCGGAAGAGATGAAACGTAAGTGGCAGCAGGCGCTCGGTGAGTATCTGCAAATGCGTCACTGTCTTCAGGGGCTGGTGGTACTGATGGATATTCGCCATCCGATGAAGGATCTCGATCAGCAGATGGTCGCATGGGCCGTGGACAGCCATATTCCGGTGCTGGTCCTGCT
This window encodes:
- the yihA gene encoding ribosome biogenesis GTP-binding protein YihA/YsxC; translation: MTNWNYQLTHFVTSAPDIRHLPADSGIEVAFAGRSNAGKSSALNTLTNQRNLARTSKTPGRTQLINLFEVAEGKRLVDLPGYGYAEVPEEMKRKWQQALGEYLQMRHCLQGLVVLMDIRHPMKDLDQQMVAWAVDSHIPVLVLLTKADKLASGARKKQLNLVREAAIAFNGDVEVEIFSSLKKMGVDKLRNKLDSWFNDLPGIVAEEPETEA